One genomic region from Geothermobacter ehrlichii encodes:
- the ahcY gene encoding adenosylhomocysteinase yields the protein MASGNQDFKVKDLSLADFGRREIELAEVEMPGLMALREEYAASRPLEGARITGSLHMTIQTAVLIETLVALGAEVRWASCNIFSTQDHAAAAIAAAGIPVFAWKGETLEEYWWCTERALSWPDGRLPNMILDDGGDATMMVLNGARWQSEGVPEIRPDDPEDWVELIRCLRASIAEKRNDWQAIRDAIRGVTEETTTGVHRLYQLEKEGQLPFPAMNVNDSVTKSKFDNIYGCRHSLVDGIMRATDVMISGKVAVVCGYGDVGKGCCQSLRGQGARVIVTEIDPICALQALMEGYEVRTLEEVVEQADIFITATGNFNIIRPEHMARMKHNAIVGNIGHFDNEIDMAGLARVPGIRKINLKNPVEHGNQVDQWIFPDGHAVIVLAEGRLLNLGCATGHPSFVMSNSFSNQVIAQVELFQHRERYENRVYVLPKKLDEKVARLHLDKLGARLTRLTPEQADYIGVPVDGPYKPDHYRY from the coding sequence ATGGCAAGCGGAAATCAGGATTTCAAGGTCAAGGATCTTTCACTGGCCGATTTCGGTCGACGCGAGATCGAGCTGGCCGAAGTCGAAATGCCGGGCCTGATGGCCCTGCGCGAGGAGTACGCGGCCAGCAGGCCGCTTGAGGGAGCCCGGATCACCGGCTCGTTGCACATGACCATTCAGACGGCCGTGCTGATCGAGACCCTGGTGGCGCTGGGGGCCGAGGTGCGCTGGGCGTCCTGCAACATCTTCTCGACCCAGGACCATGCCGCGGCCGCCATCGCCGCCGCCGGCATACCGGTCTTCGCCTGGAAAGGGGAGACCCTCGAGGAGTACTGGTGGTGCACCGAACGGGCTCTGAGCTGGCCGGACGGCAGGCTGCCCAACATGATTCTCGATGACGGCGGCGACGCCACCATGATGGTTCTCAACGGCGCCCGCTGGCAGAGCGAAGGCGTTCCCGAGATCAGGCCGGACGATCCCGAGGACTGGGTCGAACTGATCCGGTGCCTGCGCGCTTCCATCGCCGAGAAGCGCAACGACTGGCAGGCGATTCGCGATGCCATTCGCGGCGTGACCGAGGAGACCACCACCGGCGTCCACCGGCTCTACCAGCTGGAGAAGGAGGGGCAGCTCCCCTTCCCGGCGATGAACGTCAACGACTCGGTGACCAAGAGCAAGTTCGACAACATCTACGGCTGTCGGCACAGCCTGGTCGACGGCATCATGCGGGCCACCGACGTGATGATTTCCGGCAAGGTGGCCGTGGTCTGCGGTTATGGCGATGTCGGCAAGGGGTGCTGCCAGTCGCTGCGCGGCCAGGGAGCCCGGGTGATCGTGACCGAAATCGACCCGATCTGCGCCCTGCAGGCGCTGATGGAAGGCTACGAGGTGCGCACCCTGGAGGAGGTGGTCGAGCAGGCGGACATCTTCATCACCGCCACCGGCAACTTCAACATCATCCGCCCCGAGCACATGGCGCGCATGAAGCACAACGCCATCGTCGGCAACATCGGCCATTTCGACAACGAGATCGATATGGCCGGACTGGCCAGGGTGCCGGGAATCCGCAAGATCAACCTGAAAAATCCGGTCGAACACGGCAACCAGGTCGACCAGTGGATCTTCCCCGACGGTCATGCCGTCATCGTGCTGGCCGAAGGACGGCTGCTCAATCTCGGCTGTGCCACCGGCCATCCCTCCTTTGTCATGTCCAACAGCTTCAGCAACCAGGTCATCGCCCAGGTCGAGCTCTTTCAGCACCGGGAAAGGTACGAAAACCGGGTCTACGTGCTGCCGAAAAAGCTGGACGAGAAAGTGGCGCGGCTGCATCTGGACAAGCTTGGGGCCAGGTTGACCAGGCTGACGCCGGAACAGGCGGACTACATCGGCGTCCCGGTCGACGGTCCCTACAAGCCCGATCACTACCGGTACTGA